In Syngnathus scovelli strain Florida chromosome 11, RoL_Ssco_1.2, whole genome shotgun sequence, one DNA window encodes the following:
- the lsm3 gene encoding U6 snRNA-associated Sm-like protein LSm3, which translates to MADEVEQQPSTNTVEEPLDLIRLSLDERIYVKMRNDRELRGRLHAYDQHLNMILGDVEETVTTVEIDEETYEELYKSTKRNIPMLFVRGDGVVLVAPPLRVG; encoded by the exons ATGGCGGACGAAGTGGAGCAG CAACCGAGCACGAACACCGTAGAAGAGCCCCTCGACCTGATCAGACTCAGTCTGGACGAGAGGATCTACGTCAAAATGAGGAACGACAGAGAGCTGCGAGGACGGCTACAT GCATACGATCAGCACCTGAACATGATTCTGGGAGATGTGGAGGAGACGGTGACCACGGTGGAGATTGATGAGGAGACGTACGAAGAACTTTACAAG TCGACCAAGAGGAACATTCCCATGCTGTTCGTCAGAGGTGACGGCGTTGTCCTCGTAGCGCCACCCCTACGGGTGGGCTGA
- the abraa gene encoding actin-binding Rho-activating protein, translating into MSACRPEAPALKRAVRKIRCAAMVASLAKSWQGWANEHSDKQDAAPTGWMPCSVDQKDTTERSHKFKVAKPRETASGDDATPIRSVSISKSVQPKVSERGGDVVNIIREKMESGPEENKPFLGNESPTRRRHMKALHGAGGGIIHERKLMLQDRKLSSRSSSLDTEDSGLGDEVAPGESAETADIKCKPKIKVSTMGDIKNCWQRWSEEHAESQKLNPFSEDFDHHYAMSQCLRKGDSGYGRPKEGSKTAERGERAHKHIHREMEEMVWIIRDMGFRDRQGRAVVTFGRLFERYVKISDKVVGILLRCRKHKMLDFEGEMLWQGQDDHVIITVMD; encoded by the exons ATGAGCGCCTGCCGACCGGAGGCCCCCGCTTTAAAACGCGCCGTGAGGAAAATCCGATGCGCCGCCATGGTGGCCAGCCTGGCCAAGAGTTGGCAAGGTTGGGCCAACGAGCATAGCGACAAGCAGGACGCCGCTCCCACTGGGTGGATGCCCTGCTCTGTGGACCAGAAGGACACAACGGAGCGAAGCCATAAATTCAAAGTTGCTAAACCCAGGGAAACGGCCTCAGGTGATGACGCCACTCCCATCCGGAGCGTTTCTATCTCTAAAAGTGTTCAACCGAAAGTCAGCGAGCGCGGCGGGGATGTGGTCAACATCATCCGCGAGAAGATGGAGTCGGGTCCTGAGGAAAACAAGCCCTTCCTGGGTAATGAGTCGCCAACGCGGCGGCGCCACATGAAGGCCTTGCATGGAGCCGGCGGAGGCATTATCCATGAGAGGAAATTGATGCTGCAGGACAGGAAATTGAGCTCCAGGAGCAGCAGCCTAGACACGGAGGACAGCGGCCTGGGGGATGAAGTTGCGCCTGGAGAAAGTGCCGAAACCGCAGATATCAAGTGCAAACCCAAG ATCAAGGTGTCCACCATGGGCGACATTAAGAATTGCTGGCAGCGCTGGTCCGAGGAGCACGCAGAGAGCCAGAAACTCAATCCCTTCAGTGAGGACTTTGACCACCACTACGCCATGAGCCAGTGCCTGCGCAAGGGCGACAGCGGCTACGGTCGCCCCAAGGAGGGCTCCAAGACGGCGGAACGGGGCGAGCGTGCGCACAAGCACATCCACAGGGAGATGGAGGAGATGGTCTGGATCATCCGGGACATGGGCTTCCGGGACAGGCAAGGCCGTGCCGTCGTCACCTTCGGCCGCCTCTTTGAGCGCTACGTGAAGATCTCCGACAAGGTGGTGGGCATCCTGCTGCGTTGTCGCAAGCATAAGATGCTGGACTTTGAGGGCGAGATGCTGTGGCAAGGACAAGATGACCACGTGATCATCACCGTGATGGACTGA
- the rims4 gene encoding regulating synaptic membrane exocytosis protein 4 isoform X2 — protein MERSQSRISLSASFEALAIYFPCMNSFDEDDGVDPDGRKLKGAIQRSTETGLAVEMPSRPPRQASHESIEESMNSYGSEGNLNYSGMCLASDAQFSDFLDGMGPAQFVGRQTLAMTSMGDVEIGLMERNGGLEVEVVQARGLTMKMGSKGPPAAYIKVYLLENGTCVAKKKTKSARKSLDPLYNQVLVFSESPQGKVVQLIVWGNYGRMGRKCFMGVARILLEELDLSSMVIGCCHWRAVWVPAASAPETFGTGAI, from the exons ATGGAGCGCTCGCAGAGCCGCATCAGCCTGTCGGCGTCTTTCGAGGCGCTCGCCATCTACTTCCCCTGCATGAACTCCTTCGATGAGGACGACGGAG tgGACCCAGATGGGCGTAAGTTGAAGGGCGCTATCCAGAGGAGCACGGAGACTGGCCTGGCAGTGGAGATGCCCAGTCGGCCGCCTCGGCAGGCCAGCCACGAGTCCATCGAGGAAAGCATGAACAGTTACGGCTCGGAGGGCAA CCTCAACTACAGCGGTATGTGCTTGGCCTCTGATGCCCAGTTCAGCGACTTCCTGGACGGGATGGGACCGGCCCAGTTTGTCGGCCGGCAGACGCTGGCCATGACGTCCATGG GTGATGTGGAGATCGGCTTAATGGAGAGGAACGGAGGTCTGGAAGTGGAGGTGGTCCAGGCTAGAGGACTCACCATGAAAATGGGCTCCAAGGGGCCTCCCG CGGCCTACATCAAAGTCTACTTGCTGGAGAATGGCACCTGCGTGGCCAAGAAGAAGACCAAGTCGGCCAGGAAGTCTCTGGACCCTCTTTACAACCAAGTGCTGGTCTTCTCTGAGAGCCCCCAGGGGAAGGTGGTCCAG CTGATCGTTTGGGGCAATTACGGGCGCATGGGGCGCAAGTGCTTCATGGGGGTGGCCCGCATCCTCTTGGAGGAGCTGGACCTGAGCAGCATGGTGATTGGCTG TTGTCACTGGAGAGCGGTGTGGGTCCCTGCTGCGAGCGCCCCTGAGACATTCGGCACAGGAGCCATCTGA
- the rims4 gene encoding regulating synaptic membrane exocytosis protein 4 isoform X1 produces MERSQSRISLSASFEALAIYFPCMNSFDEDDGVDPDGRKLKGAIQRSTETGLAVEMPSRPPRQASHESIEESMNSYGSEGNLNYSGMCLASDAQFSDFLDGMGPAQFVGRQTLAMTSMGDVEIGLMERNGGLEVEVVQARGLTMKMGSKGPPAAYIKVYLLENGTCVAKKKTKSARKSLDPLYNQVLVFSESPQGKVVQLIVWGNYGRMGRKCFMGVARILLEELDLSSMVIGWYKLFPTSSMVEPTSAPLMRHCSQLSLESGVGPCCERP; encoded by the exons ATGGAGCGCTCGCAGAGCCGCATCAGCCTGTCGGCGTCTTTCGAGGCGCTCGCCATCTACTTCCCCTGCATGAACTCCTTCGATGAGGACGACGGAG tgGACCCAGATGGGCGTAAGTTGAAGGGCGCTATCCAGAGGAGCACGGAGACTGGCCTGGCAGTGGAGATGCCCAGTCGGCCGCCTCGGCAGGCCAGCCACGAGTCCATCGAGGAAAGCATGAACAGTTACGGCTCGGAGGGCAA CCTCAACTACAGCGGTATGTGCTTGGCCTCTGATGCCCAGTTCAGCGACTTCCTGGACGGGATGGGACCGGCCCAGTTTGTCGGCCGGCAGACGCTGGCCATGACGTCCATGG GTGATGTGGAGATCGGCTTAATGGAGAGGAACGGAGGTCTGGAAGTGGAGGTGGTCCAGGCTAGAGGACTCACCATGAAAATGGGCTCCAAGGGGCCTCCCG CGGCCTACATCAAAGTCTACTTGCTGGAGAATGGCACCTGCGTGGCCAAGAAGAAGACCAAGTCGGCCAGGAAGTCTCTGGACCCTCTTTACAACCAAGTGCTGGTCTTCTCTGAGAGCCCCCAGGGGAAGGTGGTCCAG CTGATCGTTTGGGGCAATTACGGGCGCATGGGGCGCAAGTGCTTCATGGGGGTGGCCCGCATCCTCTTGGAGGAGCTGGACCTGAGCAGCATGGTGATTGGCTGGTACAAGCTGTTCCCTACCTCGTCCATGGTGGAGCCCACCAGCGCGCCCCTCATGCGCCACTGCTCGCAGTTGTCACTGGAGAGCGGTGTGGGTCCCTGCTGCGAGCGCCCCTGA
- the LOC125976931 gene encoding copine-1 isoform X4 produces the protein MADCVSKVELTVSCSNLLDKDVGSKSDPLCVLLQSSGKDSWTELGRTERIENTSSPSFSQRLRLDYHFETVQNLKLGVYDIDNASRDLGDDDYLGGVELTLGQIVSSKTLTRPLQLKKGKPAGKGSITITAEEIKDNRSIQLELEAKNLDKKDTFGKSDPFLEFFKKGDDGKWQLVHRTEVVKNNLNPSWKKFTVPLQTFCSSDLERPLKVDCSDHDSDGSHDLIGSFTTKVSELQKAASGSPVAFDCIHPDKQKKKKSYKNSGVVSVKSCKLATQHSFLDYVMGGCQINFTVGIDFTGSNGDPRSPNSLHYLSPDGLNQYLTALWSVGQVVQDYDTDKLFPAFGFGAKLPPDYQAAHHEFALNFNPSNPNCQGIQGIVEAYRMVLPQLRLSGPTNFSPIINHVASIATGAAQNNSASQYFVLLILTDGEITDLDQTRDAIVRASRLPLSIIIVGVGPADFKAMELLDGDDGVLRSTVGEAVARDIVQFVPFLKFKDQAPQATLAQAVLAEVPTQVVSYFKMRGLQPLKPPVKA, from the exons ATGGCAGACTGTGTGTCTAAGGTGGAGCTGACTGTCTCCTGTTCGAACTTGTTGGACAAAGATGTAGGCTCAAAGTCGGATCCTCTATGTGTGCTGCTGCAGAGCTCCGGAAAAGACAGCTGGACTGAG CTGGGCCGCACCGAGCGCATTGAGAACACCTCCAGTCCATCCTTCAGTCAGCGCTTACGTCTGGACTACCACTTTGAGACCGTGCAGAACCTCAAACTGGGCGTCTACGACATTGACAACGCGTCCCGAGACCTCGGCGACGATGACTACCTGGGAGGTGTGGAACTCACCCTGGGACAG ATCGTTTCTAGTAAAACTCTGACCAGACCACTGCAGCTGAAGAAAGGGAAGCCTGCTGGCAAAGGAAGCATTACG ATCACCGCAGAGGAGATAAAGGACAACCGATCTATTCAGTTGGAGCTGGAGGCTAAAAATCTGGACAAGAAG GACACCTTTGGCAAGTCGGACCCTTTCCTGGAGTTCTTCAAAAAAGGAGATGATGGAAAATGGCAGCTGGTCCACAGAACAGAG GTGGTGAAGAACAACCTGAATCCCAGCTGGAAGAAGTTCACCGTCCCTCTGCAGACATTCTGCAGCAGCGATCTGGAAAGGCCTCTCAAG GTGGATTGCTCGGATCACGACAGCGACGGCTCGCACGACCTCATTGGCTCTTTTACCACCAAAGTGTCGGAGCTGCAGAAGGCCGCCTCCGGTTCACCG GTAGCCTTTGATTGCATCCATCCagacaagcagaaaaaaaagaagagctaCAAAAACTCGGGTGTGGTCTCGGTGAAGAGCTGCAAG TTAGCCACGCAGCACAGCTTCCTGGACTACGTGATGGGCGGCTGCCAGATCAACTTCACT GTGGGCATCGACTTCACAGGCTCCAACGGGGACCCTCGCTCCCCCAATTCTCTCCACTACCTGAGTCCGGATGGGCTGAACCAGTACCTGACTGCCCTGTGGTCGGTGGGGCAGGTCGTCCAAGACTACGACAC TGATAAACTCTTCCCTGCGTTTGGTTTTGGAGCCAAACTTCCTCCTGACTACCAG GCCGCCCATCATGAGTTTGCCCTCAACTTTAACCCGAGCAACCCTAACTGCCAAG GCATTCAGGGTATCGTGGAGGCCTACAGGATGGTTCTCCCTCAACTCCGACTCTCCGGGCCGACTAACTTCTCCCCTATCATCAATCACGTGGCCTCTATCGCCACCGGCGCCGCCCAGAACAACAGCGCATCT CAATACTttgtcctcctcatcctcaccgACGGCGAGATCACCGACCTGGACCAGACCCGGGATGCCATCGTGCGCGCCTCGCGCCTACCGCTGTCCATCATCATCGTGGGCGTGGGACCGGCCGACTTTAAAGCCATGGAGCTGCTGGACGGAGACGACGGCGTGCTAAGGTCCACGGTGGGAGAGGCCGTCGCCAGAGACATCGTCCAGTTTGTCCCCTTCCTCAAGTTCAAAGAC CAGGCCCCCCAGGCGACTTTAGCCCAGGCGGTGCTGGCCGAAGTGCCCACCCAAGTGGTGTCTTACTTCAAAATGAGAGGCCTGCAGCCACTCAAGCCCCCCGTCAAAGCGTGA
- the LOC125976931 gene encoding copine-1 isoform X2, whose protein sequence is MLKLSQMADCVSKVELTVSCSNLLDKDVGSKSDPLCVLLQSSGKDSWTELGRTERIENTSSPSFSQRLRLDYHFETVQNLKLGVYDIDNASRDLGDDDYLGGVELTLGQIVSSKTLTRPLQLKKGKPAGKGSITITAEEIKDNRSIQLELEAKNLDKKDTFGKSDPFLEFFKKGDDGKWQLVHRTEVVKNNLNPSWKKFTVPLQTFCSSDLERPLKVDCSDHDSDGSHDLIGSFTTKVSELQKAASGSPVAFDCIHPDKQKKKKSYKNSGVVSVKSCKLATQHSFLDYVMGGCQINFTVGIDFTGSNGDPRSPNSLHYLSPDGLNQYLTALWSVGQVVQDYDTDKLFPAFGFGAKLPPDYQAAHHEFALNFNPSNPNCQGIQGIVEAYRMVLPQLRLSGPTNFSPIINHVASIATGAAQNNSASQYFVLLILTDGEITDLDQTRDAIVRASRLPLSIIIVGVGPADFKAMELLDGDDGVLRSTVGEAVARDIVQFVPFLKFKDQAPQATLAQAVLAEVPTQVVSYFKMRGLQPLKPPVKA, encoded by the exons ATGTTGAAGTTAAGTCAG ATGGCAGACTGTGTGTCTAAGGTGGAGCTGACTGTCTCCTGTTCGAACTTGTTGGACAAAGATGTAGGCTCAAAGTCGGATCCTCTATGTGTGCTGCTGCAGAGCTCCGGAAAAGACAGCTGGACTGAG CTGGGCCGCACCGAGCGCATTGAGAACACCTCCAGTCCATCCTTCAGTCAGCGCTTACGTCTGGACTACCACTTTGAGACCGTGCAGAACCTCAAACTGGGCGTCTACGACATTGACAACGCGTCCCGAGACCTCGGCGACGATGACTACCTGGGAGGTGTGGAACTCACCCTGGGACAG ATCGTTTCTAGTAAAACTCTGACCAGACCACTGCAGCTGAAGAAAGGGAAGCCTGCTGGCAAAGGAAGCATTACG ATCACCGCAGAGGAGATAAAGGACAACCGATCTATTCAGTTGGAGCTGGAGGCTAAAAATCTGGACAAGAAG GACACCTTTGGCAAGTCGGACCCTTTCCTGGAGTTCTTCAAAAAAGGAGATGATGGAAAATGGCAGCTGGTCCACAGAACAGAG GTGGTGAAGAACAACCTGAATCCCAGCTGGAAGAAGTTCACCGTCCCTCTGCAGACATTCTGCAGCAGCGATCTGGAAAGGCCTCTCAAG GTGGATTGCTCGGATCACGACAGCGACGGCTCGCACGACCTCATTGGCTCTTTTACCACCAAAGTGTCGGAGCTGCAGAAGGCCGCCTCCGGTTCACCG GTAGCCTTTGATTGCATCCATCCagacaagcagaaaaaaaagaagagctaCAAAAACTCGGGTGTGGTCTCGGTGAAGAGCTGCAAG TTAGCCACGCAGCACAGCTTCCTGGACTACGTGATGGGCGGCTGCCAGATCAACTTCACT GTGGGCATCGACTTCACAGGCTCCAACGGGGACCCTCGCTCCCCCAATTCTCTCCACTACCTGAGTCCGGATGGGCTGAACCAGTACCTGACTGCCCTGTGGTCGGTGGGGCAGGTCGTCCAAGACTACGACAC TGATAAACTCTTCCCTGCGTTTGGTTTTGGAGCCAAACTTCCTCCTGACTACCAG GCCGCCCATCATGAGTTTGCCCTCAACTTTAACCCGAGCAACCCTAACTGCCAAG GCATTCAGGGTATCGTGGAGGCCTACAGGATGGTTCTCCCTCAACTCCGACTCTCCGGGCCGACTAACTTCTCCCCTATCATCAATCACGTGGCCTCTATCGCCACCGGCGCCGCCCAGAACAACAGCGCATCT CAATACTttgtcctcctcatcctcaccgACGGCGAGATCACCGACCTGGACCAGACCCGGGATGCCATCGTGCGCGCCTCGCGCCTACCGCTGTCCATCATCATCGTGGGCGTGGGACCGGCCGACTTTAAAGCCATGGAGCTGCTGGACGGAGACGACGGCGTGCTAAGGTCCACGGTGGGAGAGGCCGTCGCCAGAGACATCGTCCAGTTTGTCCCCTTCCTCAAGTTCAAAGAC CAGGCCCCCCAGGCGACTTTAGCCCAGGCGGTGCTGGCCGAAGTGCCCACCCAAGTGGTGTCTTACTTCAAAATGAGAGGCCTGCAGCCACTCAAGCCCCCCGTCAAAGCGTGA
- the LOC125976931 gene encoding copine-1 isoform X3 yields the protein MLKLSQMADCVSKVELTVSCSNLLDKDVGSKSDPLCVLLQSSGKDSWTELGRTERIENTSSPSFSQRLRLDYHFETVQNLKLGVYDIDNASRDLGDDDYLGGVELTLGQIVSSKTLTRPLQLKKGKPAGKGSITITAEEIKDNRSIQLELEAKNLDKKDTFGKSDPFLEFFKKGDDGKWQLVHRTEVVKNNLNPSWKKFTVPLQTFCSSDLERPLKVDCSDHDSDGSHDLIGSFTTKVSELQKAASGSPVAFDCIHPDKQKKKKSYKNSGVVSVKSCKLATQHSFLDYVMGGCQINFTVGIDFTGSNGDPRSPNSLHYLSPDGLNQYLTALWSVGQVVQDYDTDKLFPAFGFGAKLPPDYQAAHHEFALNFNPSNPNCQGIQGIVEAYRMVLPQLRLSGPTNFSPIINHVASIATGAAQNNSASQYFVLLILTDGEITDLDQTRDAIVRASRLPLSIIIVGVGPADFKAMELLDGDDGVLRSTVGEAVARDIVQFVPFLKFKDAPQATLAQAVLAEVPTQVVSYFKMRGLQPLKPPVKA from the exons ATGTTGAAGTTAAGTCAG ATGGCAGACTGTGTGTCTAAGGTGGAGCTGACTGTCTCCTGTTCGAACTTGTTGGACAAAGATGTAGGCTCAAAGTCGGATCCTCTATGTGTGCTGCTGCAGAGCTCCGGAAAAGACAGCTGGACTGAG CTGGGCCGCACCGAGCGCATTGAGAACACCTCCAGTCCATCCTTCAGTCAGCGCTTACGTCTGGACTACCACTTTGAGACCGTGCAGAACCTCAAACTGGGCGTCTACGACATTGACAACGCGTCCCGAGACCTCGGCGACGATGACTACCTGGGAGGTGTGGAACTCACCCTGGGACAG ATCGTTTCTAGTAAAACTCTGACCAGACCACTGCAGCTGAAGAAAGGGAAGCCTGCTGGCAAAGGAAGCATTACG ATCACCGCAGAGGAGATAAAGGACAACCGATCTATTCAGTTGGAGCTGGAGGCTAAAAATCTGGACAAGAAG GACACCTTTGGCAAGTCGGACCCTTTCCTGGAGTTCTTCAAAAAAGGAGATGATGGAAAATGGCAGCTGGTCCACAGAACAGAG GTGGTGAAGAACAACCTGAATCCCAGCTGGAAGAAGTTCACCGTCCCTCTGCAGACATTCTGCAGCAGCGATCTGGAAAGGCCTCTCAAG GTGGATTGCTCGGATCACGACAGCGACGGCTCGCACGACCTCATTGGCTCTTTTACCACCAAAGTGTCGGAGCTGCAGAAGGCCGCCTCCGGTTCACCG GTAGCCTTTGATTGCATCCATCCagacaagcagaaaaaaaagaagagctaCAAAAACTCGGGTGTGGTCTCGGTGAAGAGCTGCAAG TTAGCCACGCAGCACAGCTTCCTGGACTACGTGATGGGCGGCTGCCAGATCAACTTCACT GTGGGCATCGACTTCACAGGCTCCAACGGGGACCCTCGCTCCCCCAATTCTCTCCACTACCTGAGTCCGGATGGGCTGAACCAGTACCTGACTGCCCTGTGGTCGGTGGGGCAGGTCGTCCAAGACTACGACAC TGATAAACTCTTCCCTGCGTTTGGTTTTGGAGCCAAACTTCCTCCTGACTACCAG GCCGCCCATCATGAGTTTGCCCTCAACTTTAACCCGAGCAACCCTAACTGCCAAG GCATTCAGGGTATCGTGGAGGCCTACAGGATGGTTCTCCCTCAACTCCGACTCTCCGGGCCGACTAACTTCTCCCCTATCATCAATCACGTGGCCTCTATCGCCACCGGCGCCGCCCAGAACAACAGCGCATCT CAATACTttgtcctcctcatcctcaccgACGGCGAGATCACCGACCTGGACCAGACCCGGGATGCCATCGTGCGCGCCTCGCGCCTACCGCTGTCCATCATCATCGTGGGCGTGGGACCGGCCGACTTTAAAGCCATGGAGCTGCTGGACGGAGACGACGGCGTGCTAAGGTCCACGGTGGGAGAGGCCGTCGCCAGAGACATCGTCCAGTTTGTCCCCTTCCTCAAGTTCAAAGAC GCCCCCCAGGCGACTTTAGCCCAGGCGGTGCTGGCCGAAGTGCCCACCCAAGTGGTGTCTTACTTCAAAATGAGAGGCCTGCAGCCACTCAAGCCCCCCGTCAAAGCGTGA
- the LOC125976931 gene encoding RNA-binding protein 12 isoform X1, producing the protein MAVVIRLQGLPIVAGTMDIRHFFSGLTIPDGGVHIVGGEHGEAFIVFATDEDARLGMMRTGGSIKGSKVSLLLSSKTEMQNMIELSRRRFEGGTGAVETATPTAANRQSSVAAVPAIQSAAAGRSGSHGNPAFTNTPAVVTATSSQETPIHKAAASLASMMPNFPHSYNTAPTVTTALTSLNAGPLLIAPMPNMPSMSGMPALATVPPPMSSLPPVPTVSQLSHGPPVPPMSHLSHMPPFNPTMPPPGGLAAGLPLSAPNPMLFNPLSPLASLGLQAHMKAAAATGVSVSSPDELFVLLQNLAFSCSEMEIREFFRGLGVDGVRFLRDGQGRPTGRAMVKFFVPQDSFEAVKRGGGMMGQRFIEVTPGSERQWANLNHSTMGLTPQHSAKPNIHPQDQHQRRSQAVDVGRDQRGRSRSPHRQEYCVYLKGLPYEADKKQIKEFFKNLSVVEDTMYIAYGPNGQATGEGFLEFKTEQDYKAALASHMQYMGPRFIQVHPISYKGMLEKIDSIRKREAMQNDGKNQDGHKTQRNCAHITNIPYNISKKDVRAFLEGIGIYEDTLKVLTDAHGNGLGQAVFQLQTEEDARKTERLHRQKLNGRDAFVHLVTFEQMKEIERNPPPQNKRGQRNQHQNQQQSQKQSQNQLLQAQAVQQQPHMNPFTGIGGEEFNFLRNTMGNLNSSPFVPPFSTPGNGVTGPPPLPPLAVGLGEVNLAVTPPLIAGLQGTPLLEPPGFRPGAAGAPMFGQDGLRGLVPFDNSNRKPSGGAQNRGGPGPINNNQGRQGGPPPGGPPGFNPGAEGLPTPPGAPNNPNSQRSSAPSAAAPTVVKLQNMPFTVTADELMDFFYGYEVLPGSVCLQFNDKGLPTGEAMVAFQNPKEAAAAVMDLNDRPIGARKVKISLG; encoded by the coding sequence ATGGCGGTAGTCATCAGACTGCAAGGTCTGCCCATAGTGGCCGGCACCATGGACATCAGGCACTTCTTCTCTGGCCTCACCATCCCTGATGGGGGCGTGCACATCGTGGGTGGCGAGCATGGCGAGGCCTTCATTGTCTTTGCCACCGACGAGGACGCTCGGCTGGGGATGATGCGCACAGGTGGGTCCATTAAGGGCTCCAAAGTGTCATTGTTGCTCAGCAGCAAGACGGAAATGCAGAACATGATTGAGTTGAGCAGGCGGAGGTTTGAGGGCGGCACGGGTGCGGTTGAAACCGCCACGCCCACGGCGGCTAATCGCCAATCTTCCGTGGCAGCCGTACCTGCGATCCAGTCGGCCGCAGCGGGGCGAAGTGGTAGCCATGGAAACCCCGCTTTCACTAACACTCCCGCTGTGGTGACTGCGACCTCTTCACAAGAGACCCCAATTCACAAAGCCGCGGCTAGCCTGGCGAGTATGATGCCCAACTTTCCTCATTCCTACAACACCGCCCCCACTGTTACAACGGCCCTGACCTCGCTCAACGCGGGTCCCCTGCTTATCGCCCCCATGCCCAACATGCCCTCCATGTCGGGGATGCCCGCGTTAGCCACAGTTCCTCCTCCCATGTCATCCCTACCCCCTGTCCCGACTGTCAGCCAACTTTCCCATGGACCTCCTGTACCGCCAATGTCTCACCTGTCACACATGCCACCTTTCAACCCCACCATGCCCCCGCCCGGAGGACTTGCCGCAGGCCTCCCCCTCAGTGCCCCAAACCCAATGTTGTTCAACCCCCTCTCCCCTCTTGCGTCTCTGGGACTCCAGGCTCACATGAAGGCCGCTGCAGCCACAGGAGTTAGCGTGTCCAgtccagatgagttgtttgTCCTTTTGCAGAACCTCGCATTCTCTTGCTCAGAGATGGAGATCAGGGAGTTTTTCCGGGGTCTGGGGGTGGACGGAGTGCGCTTTTTGAGAGACGGGCAGGGTCGTCCGACCGGCCGAGCCATGGTCAAATTCTTCGTGCCCCAAGATAGTTTTGAAGCTGTGAAGCGAGGCGGCGGCATGATGGGTCAAAGGTTCATTGAGGTCACCCCGGGCTCTGAGAGGCAGTGGGCAAACCTCAATCATAGCACAATGGGCCTGACTCCTCAGCATAGCGCCAAACCAAACATTCACCCGCAAGACCAGCACCAACGCCGTAGTCAAGCCGTCGATGTTGGCCGTGATCAGCGAGGGAGGTCCAGATCGCCACATCGGCAAGAGTATTGCGTTTACCTAAAGGGCCTCCCTTACGAGGCTGACAAAAAACAGATCAAAGAGTTCTTCAAGAATCTGTCTGTGGTGGAGGACACTATGTACATTGCCTATGGCCCCAATGGGCAAGCCACAGGAGAAGGTTTTCTGGAGTTCAAAACGGAGCAGGACTACAAAGCTGCACTGGCTTCTCACATGCAATACATGGGACCGCGCTTCATCCAGGTACACCCAATCAGCTACAAGGGAATGCTGGAAAAGATAGACTCCATTCGTAAGCGTGAGGCAATGCAGAACGACGGCAAGAACCAGGATGGCCACAAAACACAGAGGAACTGTGCACATATCACCAACATCCCTTACAATATTTCCAAGAAGGACGTCCGTGCCTTCCTGGAAGGCATTGGGATTTACGAAGACACGCTAAAGGTCCTGACCGATGCCCACGGCAATGGTTTAGGGCAGGCGGTCTTCCAGCTACAGACCGAGGAAGACGCCCGCAAAACGGAAAGGCTTCACCGACAGAAGCTCAACGGCCGTGATGCGTTCGTTCATCTCGTAACCTTTGAGCAGatgaaggaaattgagagaaaccccccaccccaaaacaaGAGGGGCCAAAGAAATCAACACCAGAACCAACAACAGAGCCAGAAGCAGAGCCAGAACCAGCTCCTGCAGGCTCAGGCGGTTCAGCAGCAGCCCCACATGAATCCCTTTACAGGGATTGGCGGCGAGGAGTTTAACTTCCTCAGAAATACGATGGGTAACCTTAACAGTTCCCCATTCGTGCCCCCGTTCTCTACTCCTGGAAACGGTGTGACaggcccccctcccctccctccgttGGCAGTAGGACTCGGCGAAGTCAATCTTGCCGTCACCCCGCCGCTAATTGCGGGTCTTCAAGGAACCCCCCTTCTGGAACCGCCAGGTTTTCGACCGGGCGCGGCAGGGGCGCCTATGTTTGGTCAGGATGGACTCAGAGGCTTGGTGCCCTTTGACAACAGCAACAGGAAACCAAGCGGAGGAGCGCAAAACAGAGGCGGCCCTGGCCCCATCAACAATAACCAGGGGCGTCAAGGGGGCCCGCCTCCCGGCGGACCTCCGGGTTTCAACCCAGGTGCGGAGGGTCTCCCGACTCCCCCCGGAGCACCAAACAACCCTAACAGTCAACGCTCCTCTGCTCCCTCTGCCGCCGCACCAACCGTCGTCAAGCTCCAGAACATGCCGTTCACCGTCACCGCTGACGAGCTCATGGACTTCTTCTATGGCTATGAGGTGCTTCCAGGATCCGTCTGCTTGCAGTTCAACGACAAAGGCCTGCCCACCGGCGAGGCAATGGTGGCCTTCCAGAACCCAAAAGAGGCCGCCGCTGCCGTCATGGACCTGAACGACCGGCCCATTGGCGCACGGAAAGTCAAAATTAGCTTGGGTTGA